The following proteins come from a genomic window of Anaerobutyricum hallii:
- a CDS encoding peptidylprolyl isomerase yields the protein MKAKLTKVLSLVLVVIMAMGLMTGCSTSSSGKGTKTQDGNKVLFSYDGTDVTLKEAWLYAKMLGAQYEKTYSSYYGSDFWSMSMGQDDDGKDQTFEEYVKKQVISQMKQNIILNKKADKYDCKLTHEEKQQCSDSALSYYQDKAGKKAMKECGATREDVEKIYRDSTLASKVQEKIESKEKVTVTEDEARKSTIYRVVFATTKTDKEGKTTQMSAKEKKAVKAKAEAALKEIQSGKKTIKKVAKEQNYSNTDESYATGESEEGEAFEGVMKGMKDGDIADKVLECNNGYVIAKLVAYTDKEETESNKKSLKEQKQSEAFQKKYDNWTKKLEKKWDYNKDVDQKLWAQLSLKSADSTSTEKAEETTAAK from the coding sequence ATGAAGGCGAAGTTAACAAAGGTTCTTTCCCTTGTTCTTGTAGTGATCATGGCTATGGGTCTTATGACAGGCTGTTCTACATCAAGCAGCGGAAAGGGAACAAAAACACAGGATGGAAATAAAGTTTTATTCAGTTATGACGGTACAGATGTAACATTGAAGGAAGCGTGGCTGTATGCTAAGATGCTTGGAGCACAGTATGAGAAGACTTACAGCAGCTATTACGGAAGTGACTTCTGGAGTATGTCTATGGGTCAGGATGATGACGGGAAGGACCAGACATTTGAAGAGTATGTAAAGAAACAGGTTATTTCCCAGATGAAACAGAATATCATTCTTAATAAGAAAGCGGATAAATACGACTGCAAGTTAACACATGAGGAGAAGCAGCAGTGTAGTGATTCTGCTCTTTCCTATTATCAGGATAAGGCTGGTAAGAAGGCGATGAAGGAATGTGGAGCTACTCGTGAGGATGTTGAGAAGATTTACAGAGACAGTACATTAGCATCGAAAGTTCAGGAAAAGATTGAAAGTAAAGAAAAAGTTACTGTAACAGAAGATGAGGCGAGAAAGTCTACAATCTACAGAGTTGTATTTGCCACAACGAAGACAGATAAAGAGGGCAAGACAACACAGATGAGTGCGAAGGAAAAGAAAGCTGTAAAGGCTAAGGCAGAAGCAGCGCTTAAAGAGATTCAGAGTGGTAAGAAGACGATTAAAAAAGTTGCCAAAGAGCAGAATTATTCTAATACAGATGAGTCTTATGCAACAGGCGAATCTGAAGAAGGTGAAGCATTTGAAGGTGTCATGAAAGGCATGAAAGACGGCGACATCGCAGATAAAGTTTTAGAATGTAATAATGGTTATGTTATCGCTAAGCTTGTCGCTTATACAGATAAAGAAGAGACTGAAAGTAATAAAAAGTCTTTAAAAGAGCAGAAACAGTCTGAAGCTTTCCAGAAAAAGTATGACAACTGGACGAAGAAGCTTGAGAAGAAGTGGGATTACAACAAGGATGTAGACCAGAAACTTTGGGCACAGTTATCTTTAAAGAGTGCGGATTCCACATCTACAGAAAAGGCAGAAGAGACAACAGCTGCTAAGTAG
- a CDS encoding NUDIX hydrolase, which produces MEEKNYKIYDSLYNVIGVAPYEEVHTKGLLHQVVHFWLAEKKEDQLWFYLQKRADNDIVYKGAYDILTSGHIDPEETHEEAMVHQIKEQLGVSLQKEQLTYIGHIHQQIKKGTYFDNAFVQSYLYVTDHAEKDFAGADNVVKVKFEELVAFVGDLDKKVTVYTTEGKLIEETTHDQWWLRDEEFEKVVEPYIKEHLNNY; this is translated from the coding sequence ATGGAAGAAAAAAATTATAAGATTTATGACAGTTTATATAACGTAATTGGTGTAGCGCCATACGAAGAGGTACATACAAAAGGACTTTTACATCAGGTAGTACACTTCTGGTTAGCAGAAAAAAAGGAGGATCAGCTCTGGTTTTACTTACAAAAAAGAGCCGATAATGACATTGTATACAAAGGAGCATACGACATCCTTACATCCGGTCACATTGACCCAGAAGAAACACACGAAGAAGCAATGGTTCATCAGATCAAAGAACAGTTAGGAGTTTCTCTCCAGAAAGAACAGCTTACATATATCGGACATATCCATCAGCAGATTAAAAAAGGTACATACTTTGATAATGCATTTGTACAAAGTTATCTCTACGTAACAGACCATGCAGAAAAAGACTTTGCCGGAGCAGATAATGTTGTGAAAGTTAAATTCGAAGAACTTGTTGCATTTGTAGGTGATTTAGATAAAAAGGTAACGGTATACACAACCGAAGGAAAATTAATCGAAGAAACAACACATGATCAGTGGTGGTTAAGAGACGAAGAATTCGAAAAAGTAGTAGAACCTTATATCAAAGAACATTTAAACAACTACTAA
- a CDS encoding DUF3783 domain-containing protein — MKETILLYNFDSAAIRNKIKFLCIQSGIHIRVVEKQQYDVPIGILACGKKEEMASFLRSEESESNASFDDPMLVFAGFTGTKLNQFLNAMYKQKIPRVNLKAMLTEHNVNWDSVTLHDELAKEHEAMNGNSQK; from the coding sequence ATGAAAGAGACTATCTTACTTTATAATTTTGATTCCGCTGCTATCCGCAATAAAATCAAGTTTTTATGTATTCAATCCGGTATTCATATCCGCGTTGTGGAAAAGCAGCAGTATGATGTTCCGATTGGAATACTTGCCTGTGGAAAAAAGGAAGAGATGGCATCTTTTCTTCGTTCAGAGGAATCCGAAAGCAATGCTTCTTTTGATGATCCAATGCTTGTATTTGCCGGTTTTACTGGGACAAAACTTAATCAGTTTTTAAATGCCATGTATAAGCAGAAGATTCCAAGGGTCAATCTAAAGGCAATGCTTACAGAGCACAATGTGAATTGGGATTCTGTCACATTACATGATGAACTTGCTAAAGAGCATGAGGCAATGAACGGGAATTCGCAGAAGTAA
- a CDS encoding VOC family protein has protein sequence MFDTIHHIAIIGSDYEKSKHFYVDLLGFKVIRENYRKERDDYKIDLACGSQEIELFIIKNAPARVNYPEALGLRHLAFEVKSVDDTVKELNAKGIATEPVRLDDYTGKKMTFFHDPDNLPLEIHE, from the coding sequence ATGTTCGATACCATTCATCATATTGCAATCATTGGAAGCGATTATGAAAAATCAAAACATTTTTATGTGGATCTGCTTGGATTTAAGGTGATCAGAGAAAATTATCGAAAAGAACGCGATGATTACAAGATTGATCTGGCGTGTGGGTCGCAGGAAATAGAACTTTTTATCATAAAAAATGCTCCAGCTCGTGTAAATTATCCGGAAGCATTGGGATTACGCCATCTGGCATTTGAGGTAAAAAGTGTTGACGATACGGTTAAAGAGCTTAATGCAAAAGGAATAGCAACAGAACCGGTACGCTTAGATGATTACACTGGAAAGAAAATGACATTTTTCCATGATCCAGATAATCTTCCATTAGAAATCCATGAATAA
- a CDS encoding AAA family ATPase: protein MEQTFFTDIKIEKVRHLENIRIPLGTQKRKHLILTGKNGSGKTSVLEAMVRYIQSFLGEDSIALEKIRRLQKYYFALNHLKDSEQNRQEFYKKSLNSEGEELKNLTSEIVLNSNSNIQLKEKYERGNFIFAYYRAQREFQVETYENIEKVELQNKYNIVENPGAKLTKYLVDLKATQAFTKDVKKAEKIDRWFKRFENILKTIFEDEHLELKFNDETFQFSIHESDRESFDFNTMSSGYAAVLDIINDLIMRMEAQSGLRAEFDMEGIVLIDEIETHLHLELQKKILPVLTELFPNIQFIITTHSPFILSSLDDAVIYDLENRTLVRNGLKNLPYEGIVEGYFRVDVLSKELREKFERYKALVSKDELSDEEYEEIDHLEYYLDEIPDYLAQELTAEYSKMKLEFENRG from the coding sequence GTGGAACAAACTTTTTTTACAGATATTAAAATAGAAAAGGTTCGTCATTTAGAGAATATACGGATTCCTTTGGGGACCCAAAAAAGAAAACACCTAATATTAACGGGTAAGAATGGGAGCGGGAAAACAAGTGTATTAGAGGCTATGGTAAGGTATATCCAAAGTTTTTTGGGGGAAGATAGTATAGCATTAGAAAAAATAAGACGATTACAGAAATATTATTTCGCATTGAATCACTTGAAGGATTCAGAACAGAATAGGCAAGAATTTTATAAAAAAAGTTTAAATTCTGAAGGAGAAGAATTAAAAAACTTAACTTCAGAAATAGTTCTGAACAGTAATTCAAATATTCAATTAAAAGAAAAATATGAGCGAGGGAATTTTATTTTTGCATATTATAGAGCGCAAAGAGAGTTTCAAGTAGAAACGTATGAGAATATTGAAAAAGTAGAGTTACAGAACAAGTATAATATTGTAGAAAATCCGGGTGCCAAGCTCACAAAATATCTTGTAGATTTAAAAGCAACACAAGCTTTTACAAAAGATGTTAAAAAAGCAGAAAAAATCGATAGGTGGTTTAAGAGGTTTGAAAATATTTTAAAAACCATTTTTGAAGATGAGCATCTTGAATTGAAATTTAATGATGAAACATTTCAGTTTTCTATTCATGAGTCAGATAGGGAATCTTTTGATTTTAATACGATGTCAAGTGGTTATGCAGCAGTGCTTGATATTATTAATGATTTAATTATGAGAATGGAAGCACAATCGGGATTACGGGCAGAGTTTGATATGGAAGGTATTGTGTTAATAGATGAAATCGAGACACATTTGCATCTTGAATTGCAGAAAAAAATTCTTCCTGTTTTAACGGAACTTTTTCCAAATATACAGTTTATAATTACTACCCATTCGCCGTTTATTTTAAGTTCTTTAGATGACGCAGTGATTTATGATCTTGAGAATAGGACTCTTGTGAGAAATGGTTTGAAAAATTTACCGTATGAAGGTATTGTGGAAGGCTATTTTAGAGTGGATGTGTTATCAAAGGAATTGAGAGAAAAGTTTGAAAGATACAAGGCGTTAGTTTCAAAAGATGAGTTGTCGGATGAAGAATATGAAGAGATAGATCATTTGGAGTATTATTTAGATGAAATTCCAGATTATCTTGCACAAGAATTGACAGCAGAATATAGCAAGATGAAGTTAGAATTTGAAAACAGGGGGTAG